Proteins from a genomic interval of Gopherus evgoodei ecotype Sinaloan lineage chromosome 7, rGopEvg1_v1.p, whole genome shotgun sequence:
- the LOC115655230 gene encoding uncharacterized protein LOC115655230, with product MSPVNIMAQAGQRDIGLGRRAAKAPVFRLFVRSRWEISRRRSRRADRKREGGSLRDQHDVPQRCIEPSANSQGPGRASAESLWLRMGLDTTEMEPEMSTYGPFYLPCSMEAGDPVSMQGPYAALGQPCWGPEGNQGQLPRAAGGPYGLWPQRKEPAHRRLDPFAQAFPNLPFGKPWALGTQASRSQGCSLQEIMAQPPPIAPQEGYPPGSPLLLQLPGDQMEGSGPPLSYCSLPERQGQGGDGYGQQRKEPPLSCLYQENQSASYSPPEGYPGPAPPGLAGPETYAGLLGPPDWPPDAAPSLCCYQDTERYCKGLEFLPAGFAPWPGVSPGEPGSEVTAARLGHEQSPPPAGRTATPQVSGSSLASSYRGTPYWSRMHWARGPLHYTPPPMLNPLRRGTGLFAELGASLGGGRPDPLQHLDTPQINVGPAFQPALPALQDPHLAELDPPKAELAWRPWPGLEQDAETQCQVETLLDVACSSALPGGGTNQELALHCLCQAGGNVMVALETLLLQTPVWPKCHPLASYHYTGSDVWSAHERRLFSKAFALHRKDFAQIQRAVPSKRLAQCVEFYYLHKSRLRRSHKRSGAGSETGAIVGRAGPGQPPPTPELPQDSPPSSSFPCKRCGKTFYKIKSRNAHMKIHRQQDDWGGQGGMLGPGTLPAPHAGCPPWPNTEPAEPVAEALACPGLGLLYGRDMEQLFM from the exons ATGTCTCCAGTGAACATCATGGCTCAGGCAGGGCAGCGG gatattgggctgggaAGGCGCGCGGCGAAGGCACCTGTTTTCCGTTTGTTCGTTCGCTCGCGCTGGGAGATAAGCAGGCGTCGGAGCCGCCGTGCTGACAGGAAGCGGGAGGGGGGGTCTCTGCGGGACCAGCACGATGTGCCACAACGCTGCATTGAGCCCTCTGCAAACAGCCAGGGACCCGGGCGGGCGTCAGCCGAGAGTCTGTGG CTCCGTATGGGACTCGACACCACAGAGATGGAGCCTGAGATGAGCACCTATGGCCCCTTCTATCTCCCTTGCAGCATGGAGGCTGGGGACCCTGTCAGCATGCAGGGGCCGTATGCTGCCCTGGGCCAGCCCTGCTGGGGCCCTGAGGGGAACCAAGgccagctgcccagggcagcGGGGGGCCCCTATGGGCTTTGGCCCCAGAGGAAAGAGCCAGCCCACCGCAGGCTGGACCCCTTTGCCCAAGCCTTCCCCAACCTGCCTTTTGGGAAGCCATGGGCGCTGGGGACTCAGGCATCCAGAAGCcagggctgcagcctgcaggagatAATGGCCCAGCCGCCTCCTATTGCCCCACAGGAGGGATACCCCCCTGGCAGCCCTCtgctgctgcaactccctggAGACCAGATGGAGGGGTCAGGGCCTCCTCTGTCCTACTGCAGCCTCCcagagaggcaggggcagggcggaGATGGATACGGGCAGCAGCGCAAGGAGCCCCCGCTTTCGTGTCTATACCAAGAGAACCAGTCTGCTAGCTACAGCCCTCCAGAAGGCTACCCGGGTCCTG CTCCCCCGGGGCTTGCAGGCCCTGAGACGTATGCTGGGCTCCTGGGCCCTCCTGACTGGCCTCCTGATGCcgcccccagcctctgctgctacCAG GACACTGAGCGCTACTGCAAGGGGCTGGAGTTTCTCCCTGCTGGTTTTGCCCCATGGCCAGGGGTCTCCCCTGGGGAGCCGGGTTCAGAGGTCACTGCTGCCAGGCTGGGTCATGAGCAGAGTCCCCCACCGGCAGGCCGCACTGCCACCCCCCAG gttTCTGGGAGCTCCCTGGCCTCCAGTTATCGAGGCACTCCTTAttggagtcggatgcactgggcCAGGGGCCCCCTGCACTACACACCACCCCCTATGCTCAACCCGCTGCGCCGAGGCACAGGGCTGTTTGCTGAGCTGGGTGCCTCGCTGGGTG GTGGCAGGCCCGaccccctccagcacctggaCACCCC ACAGATAAATGTGGGCCCTGCATTCCAGCCGGCACTGCCAGCTCTGCAGGACCCACACCTGGCTGAGCTGGACCCCCCAAAGGCTGAACTGGCTTGGAGGCCctggccagggctggagcaggatgcAGAGACCCAGTGCCAAG TGGAGACACTGCTGGACGTGGCTTGCTCCAGTGCCCTCCCCGGGGGAGGCACCAACCAGGAGCTGGCACTGCACTGCCTGTGCCAGGCTGGCGGGAATGTCATG GTTGCCTTGGAAACTCTGTTGCTGCAAACCCCCGTGTGGCCCAAATGTCACCCTCTGGCCAGTTACCATTACACAG gcagTGATGTGTGGAGTGCCCACGAGCGCCGCCTCTTCTCCAAAGCCTTCGCCCTGCACAGGAAGGACTTTGCCCAGATCCAACGTGCG GTGCCCTCTAAGCGGCTGGCCCAGTGTGTGGAGTTCTATTATCTACACAAGAGCCGGCTGCGGCGCAGTCACAAACGAAGTGGTGCCGGGTCAGAGACGGGCGCCATcgtgggcagggctggccccggGCAG cccccACCTACCCCAGAGCTTCCTCAGGACTCGccccccagctccagcttccCCTGCAAACGTTGCGGCAA GACGTTCTACAAGATCAAGAGCAGAAATGCCCACATGAAGATCCATCGGCAGCAGGATgactggggtgggcagggggggaTGCTGGGACCTGgcactctccctgcccctcatGCAGGGTGCCCTCCCTGGCCCAACACAGAGCCAGCCGAGCCCGTTGCTGAGGCCCTggcctgccctgggctggggctgctctaTGGGAGGGACATGGAGCAGCTCTTCATGTGA